The sequence TGGGATTCTTCCTTTTATCTTAAATGGTGGGCCATACTGCTTGTCCCGACAGGATTTGTTTAATAGTCACGAATTAGTCGAAGTGTTTCACTGCTCTCCACAGTTATTCCTTAACTTGCGTTACagtgttttgtttaaaaaaaaatatgtctaATATTACTACTATTATCCCTATGACAGCATTTGTTCAATGATCCCGAATaagtcaatttttttagttattgttcgCTACAGGTATTTCTTAAGTTTCATTACCGGTACCGGTACTATAGTGTTTTACTAAAAAAATCGCCTTTAAAAGTCTGTTTAGTAAGATTTCATAAAAAGATGGCATCAGCCAACCAAATCAAAGAAGGATTACTTCATATCATATGGGATGCCACATATACGCCATCAGATCACTTCCACGGATTTCATAAAGTAGgtaaaaatactgaaaatcCAACTCAAACACAAGTAGACGTTTCAACTCTGACAGATGTTGTTGATTCTTTTCTACTCACTTGCCAAATAACGGAAGACAAACAAATAGTTCTTGAAATTCAAATCCTATCCCGTGTTGGAAGGAAAAACACGAAACCAATTAAATTGGAAAGTAGGCCTATACTGATTCATGCAACTAAAGAACGCCTACAGCAAAAGATGACTATTAATGAGCAATTAAAATGGACAGCGACGTGGGACGCGCCGATAAATATCGGATGTAAACGTTGCATCACGCCAATTCGTTGCAATTACTGTGGGAAAGAGAACCCacttatttttcatattctCATTGATTTAACCCCAGATTCTGTGATTTCTTCAAAAAATGGATCACAGCATGTTCTTGATCACTTACTTAATCTGTGGAATACCAAAACTTTGTCTGATGTCACTTTTAATTGCAAGGAGAATAACATCAAAGCTCACACCCTAATCCTCGCTTCCGGGAGCCCCGTGTTAGCTGCAATGTTTCAGCACAATTTCAgagaaaaccaagaaaaagtgGTCAAAATCAAAGACATTAACCCCGACGTTTTCGAGGAGCttctttattatatttacaCTGGAAAATTCAACAGCGGAAGAAACGTGGATGTTGCTGAATTGTTTGTCGCAGCAGACAAATATGCGGTTGAGACATTAAAGGAAGAGTGCTCTCTTATTTTATCCCGGAATTTGACGGTAGAAAACGCGGCACAGTACCTGGTGCTGGCCCATCTCCATAGTTCATCTAAACTTCACGAAGCATCATTAGTTTTCATCTCAATGAATGCAAAATCTATTTGTTCACGCAAGGATTGGATGGAAATAACCAAGAACTATCCAGATCTTTGCTTCCAGGCCACACAGCTTATCATTGGCCTTCTATAGCATTTCCCATATTTGATTACTTGCGGAATAAGCTCGACTACTTAGGTACCAACGATTTCGTCGGCTTTTATCAAATCACAGCCCATACCATCGAATCGACCGACCCACCACCCATCGTCAAAAGTTTGATGTACCACCTACACTTAGTATCATGCCTCTGGTGGTCAACTttcaaatgttaattaatacACGGttcaaaacaacattttttattttatttttttaatcaataaattatacgtgtttttattaatgaatACGTCAATATAATAAGTAAGTAGTACTGTTTCACTTTGCTTCTTATATGTTAAGGCCAGAATCGAAGAAATTCTACTAAGATAGCCTACCGTCAAGAAGAAATGAATGGAAATTAACAATTAATCTTGCCATCAATATAACTATCGCCTACTCTCTTATTAGTTCGAGTTAATATTTTGTGCACGCGAAACACTTCCGGTTGTATGGATCAAGAACTTCGGTTGAAAAACCTCTTCCGATTTCTATCAATCAAGTCAAAATGCTATAATGTATTAgacatgttttaaaaaaatttctacatCTCGGAATGGAAAGAACTAGAAACTTATGTAGCCTTACTGCTTAATGCTTACTGCTCTTATGTAACCCCAAAAATCTAGATCTACAcgtgcgaaagaaaaaaataccataGATATGTTATCTGTGTGGGATTCTTCCTTATGTTTTAAAGGGAGTTTCATACTGCTTGTCCCGACAAGATTTGTTCAATAGTTACGAATAAATCGAAGTGTTTCACTGCTCTCCTTAGTTATTCCTTAACTTGTGTATCAATGTTttgtagaaaaaaagtttataatGTTTCGTAAAGAGATAGTATTTTCAGCcaagaaaattaaagaagGGTTAATTCATATTTCATGGGATGTCCCACCTACCAATACCAACCAACAGATAGGATTCGCCGGATTCGATTTTGGCAAACCAATGGGTCAAACTTCTAGAAATCCTACTCAAATACAGGTAGACGTTTCAAAACTGACAGATGTCGTCGATTCTTTTATACTCACTTGCAAAATGGATGGAATACAAATAATCCTTGAAATAGAACcccttaaaacaaaaattgaaggaaaccagacaaaacaatttgaatgTGAAACCATACTAATCCATGCGAGCAAAGATCACTTGCAACAAAAGatgattttgaacaaatcGAAATGGACAGCGACGTGGAACGTAATACAAAGTTCCGGATTTCAACAGGTCACCACGCAAAATCGTTGCAATTCCTGCGGAAGAGAAAGCCCACTTTGTTTTGATATTCATATCGATTTAACCCCGGATTCTTtggtttctaaaaaaaagggatcacATCATGTCCTTGATCACTTGTTAAATCTGTGGAATACCAAAACTTTGTCTGATGTCACTTTTAAATGCAAGAATAATAACATCAAAGCTCACACCCTAATCCTCGCTTCCGGAAGTCCCGTATTGGCAGCAATGTTTCAGCACAATTTTAgagaaaaccaagaaaaagtgGTTGAAATCAAAGATATTAACCCCGAGGTTTTCGAAGAGCTTCTTTGTTACATTTACACTGGAAATTTCAACAGCGGAAGAAACGTGGATGTTGCTGAATTGCTAGTTGCAGCAGACAAATATGCCGTCGAGACATTGATAGAAGAGTGCGCTCTTATTTTATCCCGGAAGTTGACGGTAGAAAATGCAGCACAGTACCTGGTGTTGGCCCATCTCCATAATTCACCTGAACTTCGCGAAGCCTCATTAGATTTCATCTCAAATAACGCAAAAGCTATTTGTTCACGCAAGGATTGGATGGAAATTATCAAGAACTATCCAGAACTTTGCTTCCAAGCTACGCAGCTTATTCTTGGTCTATAACATCTTTCACATTAATAACTAACGGGATCAACTGAACAcatccgaatttttttttaaatattttggtaAATTAGATGGAGCATGTAGCAGCAAAGTAGAACGTGCAACTACTAATACTGCAACACCAATTGCTATTTTACTGTTTCAGTGGTGATTACAATGCCAttcaaatattatttctttaattttttttaaaattcattttgaagctatGATTTTCATGCCATAATAAAATTGTCTGCCGTAGCTATAAAATAGCACACCATTTATGTTGTTAAAAAGATGACAAAACGCAAAAGGCTTGCGTGTTGAGGTCTTGCTGTAGATGATAGCGGATGATAGTGTAGCAATAATGTTGATAACACGATATTAATAGCTGTTCTTGTAGCTGTTATCTATGGGGTGCCGTTCTCGGgattaaacaataaatatgAAAGGAAACATAACCACTAACAGTTAACCATTTGTTAACCTATAATCTAACGCCAATCTAACatcttataataataattaaaatttaaaaaacagtaaatgataagaaattaaattaacaaaatatttatCTGTCCATCAAACAATtaaggtaaaatgaaacatcGGATGTAAGATTTAACAACAATCTAACTTATATATTAAATCTAATGTAATATTTAATGTTGCATTAAACATTTAATCTGGATTAAACATCGGTTATTAGCTGTAACAACAATATAACCTATGGCACGTTTTTAGTGCCATATGTAGCACCTCAACCCAGCACCTCAACCCTCAACCTCAACCCTCAATCTCAACCCGGCACCTAGCTATTTTCCAGCGCTATTTTTTCAAGCTATTTTGTCAAGCTATGCTGACATCTAGC is a genomic window of Daphnia pulicaria isolate SC F1-1A chromosome 2, SC_F0-13Bv2, whole genome shotgun sequence containing:
- the LOC124327812 gene encoding uncharacterized protein LOC124327812, with product MASSAKKIKEGLIHISWDVPPTNTNQQIGFAGFDFGKPMGQTSRNPTQIQVDVSKLTDVVDSFILTCKMDGIQIILEIEPLKTKIEGNQTKQFECETILIHASKDHLQQKMILNKSKWTATWNVIQSSGFQQVTTQNRCNSCGRESPLCFDIHIDLTPDSLVSKKKGSHHVLDHLLNLWNTKTLSDVTFKCKNNNIKAHTLILASGSPVLAAMFQHNFRENQEKVVEIKDINPEVFEELLCYIYTGNFNSGRNVDVAELLVAADKYAVETLIEECALILSRKLTVENAAQYLVLAHLHNSPELREASLDFISNNAKAICSRKDWMEIIKNYPELCFQATQLILGL